Genomic segment of Labrus mixtus chromosome 1, fLabMix1.1, whole genome shotgun sequence:
TGTGGACAGAGGAGTGAGGGGCATTCTTACTTGTTTTATAGCTTGAGCTATTCTGGAGCCGATCTGCTCCAGTGTCCATCCTCCACTGCGTGACTGCAGTATCTGTAACACAGAGTCATATTAATGATTGTTTATTCTTCATTGTAGTTTCATTAAAGGGAGATCACTCAAAGATAAGAAATCAGAGTGATTCTGTAAACTCACTGAAGATGTTAATGATCTATCTccattatttttatattcaaatcACACCACACCATCATTGAAATAAACAGATCGACAGATACCTGGGATGCATGGGGATCTGGCAGCTCCTTTTCTTCCAGAGGATAGTCTAGTGAGGCAGGCAGTAGGGTTGGATATGGTTGGGGTACGGGACCACAGTTTGGCACTGCGACTGTCTGAGGAGGACTGCTGCTCCCGTAGAGGACTGTTGCAACAGGGCTGTATGAACACAATTGGGCAGATTTCACTCAGAGGTCATATGTAAATCGAACGTTTTGATATGTAAATCTTAAAACACAAGCTCACTCTTTTACAGACTAGATTGAAATCAGTTTTCTTTGATGCCTACTGCAGTTTTTAAAGACCATTCGGAGGAACTTCAAGCTCAAGTGTAAAGTCGTTATTCAGCAATTCGTACTCACAAAATACCCAAAAGTCAGGATTATGTACTGACCTGAGGCCCTGAGTTTCAGGTGGAAGGTAGAAGGTTGGCAGCAGGTGGGAAGGGGGAACATTTGGGTACTCATGGGCACAGTGACTCCTCTGAGGCCACAACATCCTCTGTATATCCTAAAgccaaaacatgcacacactcaggtTACAAGATTAATATTAGGATGTATTTCTTCCAATAGagaattacaaaaaatatttagaaaaagaataaaaacataaaaaatagagTCGACAACAATGCAACAGCAGAAAGACCATCTCTAAGTGTGTGGAAAGCGAGGCTGATGCAGCAGCTCATTACACCCAACATTTGTGGGAACAATCACCACCAATTTGATgttaaaaataacttcaaagtTAACACTACTCCTATATTACTAATGCTGACATGCCATTTGTACATCAACTGTCAAGAGTGTACAGTGAGCCACATAAATGATGCAGCCTATCAGTCAATTCCTTCAGGAGTTATGTAAAATAATAGGATCACAATGACTTTTCTAAATAGAGTATGTTCATGACcaaggtttgttttttcttgataCATTTTTGGCTCTCTTTAAATTCATACACAAGAAATTATGTAACAGTCTTTTACTGAAGCAACACTTTGACAACAGCTTTACAGAGGTCATCATTTGTTCGCTTACTTTCCATTTGATGGTGTACTATGCAGTTGTTTGGATAATCTCAAATAACCCGACCAAAACATTCGaccccaaacaaaaacaattaactTTTAGTTCTCAGTCTTGCCTGTGTGTAATCCTGTTGATTGCCCCACAGGGCCGCAGCAGGGTCCTGGTCTCCGGACACAGAGGGATGGAGATGGGGGCTGGTTGCCGTCTGGTTTGAGTTGCGCTCTGACACAAGCGCCACACTAGATGCAACGGACACCTCCTCACCAAACTATGatcaaagagagaagaaaaaaagatatttgtTCTATATCCTTACTCCCACTTATTAATATGCACAACAGAAGACAGTTTCCTTTTAAAGatggaatacattttaaaatattgacTACCATTATGTTTTATAATGCAGGGAAAAAATTAAATTCAGAGGGTCGTTGTCATCTCTCAAAAAACTTACTTGGACGTAGTGAACATGTTCAAACAGATCACCACGATGATAGCGCACAGGCAGGTCAAAGGGACAGTAGAGGTTGCGCTGCTGCTGACCCAGGCGACACATCTGATGATTTCCTAGACCACATAATGACACACAATACTGAGTGCTGCTCTGCACAGGCTCGTCAAGAAATGTGTATGGAGCGTTGTGCACAAAGATCATAGCTAGATTAATGTGACGACAAATGTTATCATTGCAAAATAGCTCATGCATAATAGCTTTTACTCTTCCAAGCAAACGGTAAAGCTTTCATTAAGTAGAtgatcaacattttcttttgatcaTGTAAAGCATTCCCTCCTGAATTAAATGTTGAACATAAAATCCAAAAAGTACAAGAATACTTCAGGTCTGTTcaaactcttcttctctctttgtgcACTGTGTATCATACCGAGCTGGGCTTCCTTGGCCATCTGGGTCTCATGGATAATGTTGCGCAGGATCTGctcttcctgcagcagcttGTGTTTGTCCAGAGCCTCCTGCTGACGAAGGTAGTGGTCATGCTGCTTCTGGTACTCCTTTAGCTCGTTCAGAGTCCGCTGCAGGGATCTACGAATATATTGGGAGAGGGAAGGGAAGTACAGGACTGTAAATGCAAAGTAGGAAAACCAAGAATGTAACATTAGCATTGTGCAACTACATGTCCAATGTTAAAGGCTTAgtatagaggggggggggggataattctgcattatctatctatcaatctacaCGGTATACTGAATGATACTAATTTCCCAAGCCATCCACAGGATGTAAAATGAAACCTTAGAACATTCAGTCCATGATTATGAAGAAATGTGGTCTTCCTCACTGCTTACAGGTAGGGATACTTGAGATATTagttattatatataatattactATTCCAGCAGCCTGACCCAGGATCAGGCTTGTTTTATACTGGTAAGATGTCCTTATATCATAGTTAATACCTGTAATCGTTTGACGTTGTTTACAGTATGTAGTAATCCTGCTGAAACAGTCTGAAGGGTGTGTATGCGTACAAGTGCTTGCCTACCTGTGCTGGGCTTCCAGGCGCTGCTCCAGCTTCTGCTGACAGAGCACAGCATGTTTCCTCCTCAGGGCCTGCTCGAAGCCTGGCTGGGCCTGCAGTGCCTGCTCGTAACACAGCACTGAGTGGTTGTATTCCCCAAGCATCTGGTGAGACAGTGATAGAAGAGGAGACAAACAAATATAGATATAGTACACCGATTTGTTTCATGTCGAAATCAGGCcgtgacaaaaataaaagaagctgaacagacaaaaaaaagttcctgCTATATCTAAGTTCCTGCCATTGATGACTTTAACATGGCAATATCCTGTCCCTTTTGATTCACAACAGTATCTTAACtttaaacaaaacttttaaCAAATTGATGACAGCTGAAAACTCCCAATTTGTGTAATCTGGGAAACATGAAACTTAACTGCAGACGATGAGATAACAGAAAAATCATTATCAAGAACTTTGCAAACACTTTAAGTACACTTTAACCACCCGCCAAatacaggtgtgtttattttgcagTGACGAGGGACTTTGCTCAACTTAACAGTCTCAGCGGTTggaaaataaaagtaacaaaaCCATAACAACAAATTGATCATCTTGCCTCTCAGTCGAGGTTCATTTGTAGGTATATCAGTTAAATGAGTTAGTCTTTGAGGACATGGCTTGAATACAAAACCAGCCTCAAAATAATAAACtgaaataactaaaataaactttttttctgttcatgagCGAGGCAAAGAACATGCCAGTATTTTCTGTCATAGTTGgaacatttcccttcataaaataGCCTACTACTTGAATACAGTAAGTTTGACTTGATATTATACATCCGTACATTATgctgacagtaaaaaaaagtagcaggtaaaaaaaaagaagaaaaaaaagggactgGTAGATTTTTGAATCCAACAGTCATAGTGGCAGGTAGGCGAGAAAGTTAATTTCCAATCCTGAGAAATATTAGCACAGAAATAACTGGAATTAAAACTGGGCTTACTGGAGCTTAGTTGGCAAGGTTTTaatcagaaatgtatttcttacaaaaacaaatacctGCTTTGCATTGGAAGGCGAGGACATTGCTCTATATTAAATCAATACTAGAGTTCACTGgataaatgtatgttaaaatAGTTTCCTAGGTAAACAACAATGGTCTTGTTTTCTAATATTTTTCTTTGAAGACACACGTTTAATAGCACACCTCAATAAGAAGTGCATGCAAAAGAGTTGAAGGTGTAAATAGTGCAGTGGAATGCTTTCTGTTTGACTTACAGCGTAAATGTTGCCTAAGGTGTAGTGGCTGGTGAACAGATCTGAGGTAAGGTCCAGGGCAGCATGGGCGAGAATAGCAGCATCTGCTGAGAAGTGGGCACGGTGCAGGATGTTGGCCATGTTGACCAGGGCTACATCCTTGTGCTGCCTACAtgtacaacacaaacatgcacgcaGTATGAGAATGTGCACACCTGTGAGCAGTCTCTCAACACAAACAGTGTAGAGCGTTGCGGTTTGATCAGCGTGACGGTACCTTGGGGAGAAGTGCAGAGCACGCACCACACAGTCCACTGCCCTCTGAGGCTCATTCTTCATACGCCAGTAAAATGCCGCCATGTTGTACAGCACCCAGGATGATGAGTTCTGAAACACACGatcatgaagacacacacttCTTTAAAACTCTTTAGAGATCTCTTTAGAATCTTTACAATCATTGTTTGCCTAGACTTTTCATTTGGCTGTCCTGCTTAGACCCTGAATGTGTCTGTGCTGGTACTGACACTGATAAGGACTTCAGATCTTGGTGTCATTAATCCATCTGCACTACACTGACTTTCAGATGcggacagaaagaaagacagatcaATACACATTTATGAAATCATACATTTTAAGTCTGCTCCTCATAAGCAGATTTGCATTTTCCATTCCTACACTAGAAGTTGAATACAATAGTGTTTTACTACACACATTTTGTGTCTTCTGTGTAAAATCTGCAGGGAGGGAAACAACAGTCTTAAATATTCAATGAGACAAAGTTGCACAGGCAGACCTTACCCTGAGTAACTCTTGATGGATGCGATGGCCCACTTCATCAACACTGCGGCCAAGCTTATGTGACAATGAACTAAAAATGGGATCCTCCTTAGAAAGCAGTGGGGAGGTCAAGTTTGCTCTCTCCTGCACACCCTGCAAGAGATGGCAAGGAAGAGTCAGTTACTAGAttatttttctcatagtccactgcacagctcctacattgcaccttttgtacattttgtgttttttatttttatttttacatttttaaattatattttatatattgtaatagcttcttatactgtattatttaagttgttgctagttctgctttatgtccctgttaattgtttagcaccaatacaccaagtaaaattccttgtatgtgtaaatgaacttggcaataaaccccgattctgattctgactagATATTTCAGCTTGCATTGAGTCAGACACAAAAGCTTACAATAAGAGcagtgtacagtgtgtaccaCGTAAAATGCATACCAACCCTCAGAGTAAACATTATGATTGTTTCTATGACTCTATAAATATTACTTTTATGTGCTGGTTCACTTGTGTGGCAGAGCGATTGAGGTTTCTACACTCTGACAGTAAACAGAATAGAAACtttatgaaatgttgttttaccATAAAACTACCCCTGCCCTTTAGTCTGTACCCAAGGTTAAGATTGAAgataagaaaggaaaaaaatgtctgactACAATGCAAACTCAAGATTATATGAAGTTGTTCTTAACATACACATGTTGGATTTCTCCACAGCAACATATTACAGTTCTGAAAAGAGTAACAGAACAAAAATGCCTTCATATTTAAATATCATACAAAAACCTTATTGATAAACTGAGATAAACatactatttattttattgttaaagtttattttggggcgttttgcctttcttttaaaaatggggcagtggatagagtcagatatcagggagagagagagtggagaacgacgtgcgggaaaggaaccactACTCTACCGGCTCCCCTAAAAGCAAAcaattttaaactgaaataaaatcagattCTCTCTCAGCTGAACGTTTTGCATACTGAAGGCACGCCCCAATTGGATAAGCTGCTCTGCTGTCTCTGGATGCTCAACTGGTGGCTATCACTGAAGGTGGCTAAACAAATCTGGAACCGGATGGTGTTTACATAATTTTATGTGTCTCATCCTGCTCGGCTGCGGTCCAAGACGTTGTATGCATTGGGACTGAATAAAAGAATATGACTGTCAAATtcagttattttcattttcGCTGACTGTTTGGAATGAGGCGTTTTCTCAAGTCAGACAGATGATGATGAAAGAAAGGGAAATAACACAGGACTTCCCAGCTGAGTCAAATGTCAGCTATATGGCATTATTAAACAGTGGAAAATCCCATTTTCTAGATTGACAGTAACAAGCTATCACTCTTGTTGATATAAAGGCTAcagctgttaaataaaaaacagttgaTTTTATAATGCACTGGAATCAATTTGTACTTAGATTGAAATGAtacaaaaacttaaaatatgtCTTGCAAAGGGGAAATAGTGTCTGAATATGTTtagtgaaaaacattttcaaaaaacttTCTGtggtttaattgtggttatctGAACTTAAAGTTACTGAAAGCTCTTTGCAGTTGCTTTctacaaaaacataaattattatCACATGAAGTTGTTTATTTGGAATAGTCCTACTTAATCTGCATCATTTGATTGACAGAAAAAATACTGGTGTTTTTAAAGAACTGAGTTAGAATTTTAAAGAGGACCAACTAGGCCCAAAGTTTAGCAGAATAGAGCCAGTAACTCCTACAAGATAGAAGTTATATCCACAATCTTCCAGTGTCGTTGGCTAGACTCTTGTGAATTTTAATCAGAAACAGAAGTTGTGAACTCTGGGCAGGATTCCCCAAATTACATCGAAACCAGCCACATTACTCCATGTCATTACTTAATCACGCATGTCTGGAAAAGgttaaacacattcaaacaggaTGTAAGAAGTATGTTAAAATCTAATTCAGAAATatctgtttcattgttttttcctGAAGTGCCTACAGTTTCAAAGTTACATACAATTGACAATAAAAGCCTCACTACATAATATACATCATATAACTACATTTCGTAAGAACTACAATTCTTTACAAAATGTTGGACAGTTTGGCATTCACTCACCCTGAGATGCtggaaagcatggatactataAGGTAGTTCAAATATCTTTGCACAGTCAGGTTTTTCTAGATCTGGGGGCAGAGCTGTTCGGAAATCCATATATTCTTCAGGGCTACAAGAGAAGAGAATACAAACATGTTTAGACAGAAACTCTGTCATTGTGTGTAAGAACACTAGACACGAtcattgaagttttttttatttatcaaacgACATCTCCAGAGTTTGGCTTTGGTGCCTTAaccaattaaagaaaaaaaacacagtatggATGACATTTTACTGAAGAGAGCTCACCTGATATCTTTGCTTTCCAAAGAAATATAAGTCCCATCATAAAGGTCAAGGTCTCCCAGGGGTACCTTGGCCATAACACAGTCTGCATCTTCTTTGTAGTGTCTCTGCTCCAGccctgtgtctctgtcctcattCTCCTCGATGTGAATCTTCTGTGCCACTAGCTGTTTCTATTCAACAATAAACAAGAGGATAAATAAAATCAGTAACAggcaaaaagaacaaagaaacaccaGCTGACAATAAATACATTAGGCAATGGTAgaagttatttatatttttaaaaaactgagagCAAGAATGTATATCTTTACAAAGATTAACGACATTGAGGACCCAAGGTGAAGCACATTTTCGGCACAGATGACAAAATGATTACTACACACCTCAAGCTTCTTGAGGTAGTTCACACGAGTCTCTTGCCTCATGAAGATCACAACATCATGAGGATGCTTCAGATTCAATGGTGAGTCAACCTGAAAACAACAGTGTGACACAAGCAAAACAGTCAGAGATAAACCTAAACTTGGATGGGACTGCTGCAGTATGTTTGTGGAGAAATGCTGTCTATGTAAATCTCATATCAGATGTGCAAACTCAGCCTAACACTTCCACATTAACACAGCCTTTCTCTTTAAAATACAAGAAGCAGTGTTGGTGGTAACCCGCACATCATTTCGTTATCGGTAACAATTTAATAAGCAGTTGCCAACGCGACTGTTGTCATGGGACTGAAATACTTTGGTCATGTTGACCTCGAACACCTACAGACAGCGTCAGTTCACAGGTAGCTCGTATAAGCTAACACACTAAGACAAACAAAGCGAATATCTCCGTTGTCCTGTCGCTTTATTCAACGTTACAAAAGCTGGCAAACTGCTCATGTTATGTTCAAATACATTACTGAAATCCAGTTCGCAAACCACGTTCATAAATGTCACCGTTTAATGCTGAATAATAGCTTTACGCGCTTAGCACCCTGACGTTAGCGTTAGCAGGTCGATGAGCTAACGTTGACTTGTCATACTTGTTGTTGAATCTTTCCGTCCTCTGTGACAACCCAGTGGGTCGTGGCTCCCCCGGAGTCCACTATCAGAACACAAAGAAGGATGAAGAGCTTCCCCTGAAATGACGTTTTTCGCGAATAGTTGACACGACAGGGCAAAAACTCAGGACAGATTTTCCTGAGGTCCgccatttttctttctgtctcaaTTTTTTGCTCTGTGTGGTGAATCGTTACCAGCAGCCTCCGGCCGGCAGGGGGCGCGCACGTCCGGGAGGGGGGGCGCGCACGTCCGGCAGGGGGCGATCACGTCCGCACCGAGCAACACTCAAACAGGAACATGATGGATGACGTTTgtaaagtaaaacaggaaattatCTGGAAACGAAAAGTAGGAGACGTTTTGAAAGCGAAGGCAGGTATTACATAAACAAAAAGGTACCCGCTTTCTCAGCTATAATCACTATTTTAATATCGGTGTTGCCGACGAAGAGGCTTGTTGTCTACTCGCTGTTTTGGTCAGTATCTTTCTTTTATTccctttatttttctctgtagGGGTTGCAAAGTTACAGTTCCGCATTAAGGGGCATGACTTCTTTTTCATTAAGAGATACCATTGTCAACCCTATTTATTGTACTTGGAGGCAagctttaaattgtattttatgatATTATTGCTCAGTGTTGGCTAAGGTAGCACTTGGTTTGCAACGACCTTGTTGAGTAATAATGTAAACTAATGGTTTAGAAGTTAGTTTCGACTCCTCAATTGAACTAAAATATGAGTTATAGATGTGGTTACTCGTTATAAGCTGTGTAATGAATGTAGCCgcactgtaactgttttatatAGTTGAATaagtatatttattttttgaaaggACACATaaaaagtatgtaaaaaaaaaactaagtgcAGCGTATGGGAGTGGACTTTATATCAAGGTCAAACAAAACCGACACAGAAGTTTATTTTCCCACTGATCCCATCAAACAATGAGATCTATTGGCATTCTGCAGGATAACTAGTACATGTGACATTTATTCTGAAGCTGAAAATGAAGCTATTTTGACCGCCAACTAAGCATTTAAGACACAAAAAAGTGTCTGCATTTATTTGTTATATGTGACAGTAAAAGTCTGACAGAGGGACAGCCATTTGAAGACATCACCTTGGCATTAGGATTTTTGTGATCGCAATTTTGACActtctgaaaatatttaaatagcAAGTGTATAATCAATTACCCGATATATTGATTATTCAATAACCATGATAACTATTGCCCTAAGGTATTGCTGTTTGCACCAACTGTAATGTGTACTCTTGTGTTTTGCTGGTGTCTTaggagaagtgtttttttgtagGTCAAATTTGCttctcttcatgtgtttttaaaagggggTAGGAAGTTGACAACATTGTTAGCTGAAGGGAGGAAGTTATCGACTCGATTGGGTGAAATGAGTCCTGTAGAtacctgtgttttttaattCCACTCAACCCAAGACATGGCAAACTTTTCAGATTTCTTATAGAAAGCACTTGGCTGAGATTTCTTCAGTGTTGACCAACTGCTTTAAGAGAGGGAAAGTATCTCTAATACAGATGCACCGATCCAATTTTTTTCACTTCCGATCCGATTCTTATACATGTATTATGTACCGATATGAATGTctcttgatgatgatgatgtcgatgatgatgatgatgatttttggtCACTTctcacagttcagtctgaatgtcttcaaagcgAGTCTGCAACTTGAGAATGTTTTGAGCACCCAGCAATCTTTCTCAATCAGTGACATGGATTGGCGCCGTCAGCCTGATATCCGATCCGTAAATGACGTCAATATCGGACCCGATACCGATATAAGATGggatcggtcccatctctaATCGCTAATGACAAATTTGGCAAATGAATGATTGTTCaccaaacactttgtttttttgctatAATTGTTTTTGCAACTCTAATCCTTTGAATGCCTGCCGTTATCCCGCCCTGCACAGATGGCTTGCTTTGACAGTAATAAGGGAAGTTTGGAGGAGGTCAGCTATGACGGAGCTGTTGGTGGAGAGGTGTCCAGCTGCGCGTTGGCAATGATGGAAAAAGAACGTGAGTCCCTTCTTAGCCCTTCGGAGAGCCCGGGCACGTTTATCAGCAGCAACTCCACTAGTCTTCAGGCTGCTGACCCCGTCCAGGGCTACGACGTGGAGTTTGACCCGCCCCTAGAGAGTAAATATGAGTGCCCTATCTGCCTCATGGCTTTGAGGAATGCCATTCAAACACCCTGTGGTCACCGATTCTGCAAGAACTGCATTGAGAAGTCCATTCGGTAAGCTATCATGCATTTGTTAGCACCAGTTTCATGGTAGATTCTCATAGGGTTGTTTATCCTTCAGGCCTAAAGTGCAATCTGTCAAATGACTGAGTAGTAATGGAACCATAAACATCATAAGTATGTTTTGTATCTAAATGATGCAATGTTTACATAGAGCCCCATGCAGAACCTGATAGTCCTAATGCTCAGCCTAAAAGATTGTACTTCCTCTTGTTTTACAGCGATACGGGACAGAGGTGCCCTGTTGACAATGAAGCGTTGTCAGAAGAACAGCTGTTTCCTGATAACTTTGCCAAACGGGAGATCCTATCGCTAACTGTGCGCTGTCCCAACTCTGACTGTGCTGACAAAATGGAGCTCAGACATTTAGAGGTAAGAATTTTAGAGTGATGGACATCTTTTAATTTGAATATAGAACAATCAAGATCATGAATACAGGACAGTAATGTTGCTAATTAAGAATTTAGAACGATCTTGGGAAGCGGGACATCTGAATAATATTTGCAGGAGTGTCATTCCTTAGGCATATTTGTACTGACCTGAAATGTACATGAACATGTGGTTGTGATCATTTGTTGTAAATCAATCACAGCAGAGCatcaaaatctgaaaataagCAAGAGGTCTGCTATAGCTTAGTGCATATTGAGATTCCTGCAGCAGTTtgtgcttcatgttttttttgtattagttCTGTTTTTACCTAACAATGAAAATAACAGCCTCAGGATAAAGATACTGACAAGTAAAACCTTCCCTGTCTACCTCACCGTACACAGCACAGACTCTTCCAGCTTGCTGTTCCGACATGTCCTCGTACTGTTTGCTGTTGTTATGGATAATGAAGTTGTTACATTTGAACCCATGCTGTCCTACAGAGTGAACTAACTGCACTGACTGGATATATTGTTTTATCCCCAGAATCATTTGGCGCATTGTCAGTTTGCCACTGAGCCGTGCCCACAGTGCCAGCAGTCTGTGAGAAAGAGCCACCTAGAGGAGCACAAAACTGTTGAGTGCCAAAGGAGACCTGTGTCCTGTCCAGATTGTGTTGCAAGCTTTGTTtacgaggagagagaggtaaTGTTGTCTCAATAATGGAACTGATTCTGCTGCCCTTTTCCCCAGAAGACTTGCAGTCATAGAAAAGTCCAGCTGCTGCATTGTTTGTAACAATGGGATTTTGTCTCATTATTTTCTGGTTTTGGTTGCTCCTTCAGCTTCATGAACAGCAGTGTCCCTTTGCCAATGTGAAGTGTCAGTACTGTGGGATGGATCTGATCAGAGACCAGGTGAGTGAAGTGATGTCTGCCTCTAGGAAATACctatatttttctctttgaaaaTGGTTTAAGCTAACTTCTGTCAACGTGAACTTCTCCtttagttataaaaaaaaaagggaacagatTCAAACTGTGCATGTCACAGTCTGTCACAGACCATTTATCCAACAGCAAGTGTTGTATATGTGTCGAATGAGACAGGAAGTTAATTGTGGGAAAACAAGTGAGTTGTTTCCCTGGTTTTGCCAGTCCACAAGTATACcagtcaagtcaactttatgtCTATAGCACAAGTGAGCTAAGCAAAAGTGATTTTGTAGCCATAGACAAAAGGAAACCCAATGGGCTATTTTAAAACTCATACATGACTTTAAAGAAGTTACAGTAGTGAATGTTGATGTTAATAACAGCATGCATTACTTTGTGGGAATCTTGGGGTGATAAGAAAGGGTTCACACAGTTGGAAAAGCAGCATCTTAGCATGGAGTTtatctgtcaatcaaactgaAATGTAGAATCAAAAACCATCccttgtttcttttaaatatattgaTATCTTTTGATAAAGGATGACAGAACTCTCCAAACAGCCGGCTgcaaaagagaagaaagcaaaaaaaaaggctttaaagatCAAAGCCTGACATCACCCTGCaccgggggaaaaaaaggtggaaGGCGATGTCAGGCTCCCTAATGTCAGGACCAAGAGCCAGTGGGAGCAGatacagagagaagagaacTGGCACAAACAAAGTCCCAGTGCAGCACCAGCAAAACTGACCTG
This window contains:
- the ttc17 gene encoding tetratricopeptide repeat protein 17, with the protein product MADLRKICPEFLPCRVNYSRKTSFQGKLFILLCVLIVDSGGATTHWVVTEDGKIQQQVDSPLNLKHPHDVVIFMRQETRVNYLKKLEKQLVAQKIHIEENEDRDTGLEQRHYKEDADCVMAKVPLGDLDLYDGTYISLESKDISPEEYMDFRTALPPDLEKPDCAKIFELPYSIHAFQHLRGVQERANLTSPLLSKEDPIFSSLSHKLGRSVDEVGHRIHQELLRNSSSWVLYNMAAFYWRMKNEPQRAVDCVVRALHFSPRQHKDVALVNMANILHRAHFSADAAILAHAALDLTSDLFTSHYTLGNIYAMLGEYNHSVLCYEQALQAQPGFEQALRRKHAVLCQQKLEQRLEAQHRSLQRTLNELKEYQKQHDHYLRQQEALDKHKLLQEEQILRNIIHETQMAKEAQLGNHQMCRLGQQQRNLYCPFDLPVRYHRGDLFEHVHYVQFGEEVSVASSVALVSERNSNQTATSPHLHPSVSGDQDPAAALWGNQQDYTQDIQRMLWPQRSHCAHEYPNVPPSHLLPTFYLPPETQGLSPVATVLYGSSSPPQTVAVPNCGPVPQPYPTLLPASLDYPLEEKELPDPHASQILQSRSGGWTLEQIGSRIAQAIKQAAVPRWQIHNEAALFWRAKGNGSRALQCLRQVLSSAPPSHRHLSLTNAANLLLHHGLTTHAETLLEQALVLNASEPHTQLSLVSLQLAQGNVTGALALFRHILVTALSSSSSFSSLAGCEQCRSSLPLLRCLQFYPFLYNLSHRPPCSDGAACMSEEDIGIQLEEWEGSEEKQDVPSISAMEESLLFEKVILDSNGSGEAAGQQQSSPSPSASAKMASPFGSGAVEGEEEWQLKEDLMGAFEGALDVGGKRGDLRGIRVLKNDRVMGARAGGGPCFGNCEDDEGAEWITFQVKRVRKAKVDGTESVSGSDDGQIMESLPGGHSVLEISGPTIPSPGPSGRWRDYTSLGWPGPEECQRTRRVDLTTVASTWLAVSAKNIDITEHIDFATPLQEPAAEPLCNANLAASMHTLDHLSGVANRAAIHYTGESQLREVLQNLGKDKFPPQSFEQVGTRIAKVLEKNQTSWVLSSMAALYWRVKGQGKRAIDCLRQALNYAPHQMKDVPLISLANIFQNARLWEDALTVARMAVEIAPHFVVNHFTLANVYIAMEEFEKAMRWYESTLKLQPEFAPAKDRLRTIQCYLLTKRERRQP